A window of Phycobacter azelaicus contains these coding sequences:
- a CDS encoding DUF3576 domain-containing protein: MKLQTISKVTLIGALCLGVAACGGRGNNRPANTSVPQEFNNDVDAAQSSSSSIWDVFGGKPDQKVQVNRYLWNASMDVLSFLPVQSVDPFTGVIVTGYGTPPGGGRAYRATVHIKDPALDARSLNVSLHSKGGPVSASTTRAVEDAILSRARQLRIADKNF; the protein is encoded by the coding sequence ATGAAACTGCAGACTATTTCCAAGGTAACACTCATTGGCGCACTCTGCCTGGGCGTCGCCGCCTGCGGCGGGCGCGGCAACAACCGCCCGGCCAACACCAGTGTACCACAAGAATTCAATAACGATGTGGACGCGGCTCAAAGCAGTAGCTCTTCGATCTGGGATGTCTTTGGCGGCAAACCGGACCAGAAAGTGCAGGTCAACCGCTACCTCTGGAATGCCAGCATGGATGTATTGAGCTTTCTGCCCGTTCAAAGCGTCGACCCCTTCACCGGTGTGATCGTTACCGGATATGGCACCCCGCCCGGCGGTGGACGGGCTTATCGCGCGACGGTCCATATCAAGGATCCCGCGCTGGATGCGCGTTCGCTGAATGTATCACTCCACTCCAAGGGCGGACCGGTGAGCGCCTCCACCACGCGGGCGGTCGAAGATGCGATTCTGTCGCGCGCACGGCAGCTGCGCATTGCGGACAAAAACTTCTAA
- a CDS encoding YggS family pyridoxal phosphate-dependent enzyme, which translates to MSLEEIKTRIAKAEQAAGRASGSVHLIAVSKVQPNERVEAVLEQGHRCFGENRVQEAAGKWPDFATRFDGIDLHLIGPLQTNKARQAMELFDSIHSVDRLKLAKTLARLAQEIGHCPDLFIQVNTGEEEQKAGVLPADADSFIAECRALDLPIKGLMCIPPVDEEPALHFALLAKIAKRNELTGLSMGMSGDFESAIALGATHVRVGSAIFGERVKPAE; encoded by the coding sequence ATGTCCCTGGAAGAGATCAAGACCCGCATCGCAAAGGCCGAACAGGCCGCAGGCCGCGCGTCGGGATCGGTGCATCTGATCGCCGTGTCCAAGGTCCAGCCTAACGAGCGGGTAGAAGCCGTGCTGGAGCAGGGCCACCGCTGTTTCGGGGAAAACCGTGTGCAGGAGGCCGCAGGCAAGTGGCCCGATTTTGCAACGCGATTCGACGGGATTGATCTGCATTTGATCGGCCCTTTGCAGACCAACAAGGCCCGTCAGGCGATGGAGCTGTTCGACAGCATCCACTCGGTCGACCGCCTCAAACTGGCCAAGACCCTTGCACGCCTCGCGCAGGAGATCGGCCATTGCCCGGATCTCTTCATTCAGGTCAACACCGGCGAGGAAGAGCAGAAGGCGGGCGTGCTGCCTGCCGATGCAGATTCCTTCATCGCGGAGTGTCGCGCGCTGGATCTGCCCATCAAGGGGTTGATGTGCATCCCCCCGGTGGACGAAGAGCCGGCGCTGCATTTCGCGCTATTGGCCAAGATCGCCAAACGCAACGAGCTGACCGGCCTCTCGATGGGGATGAGCGGCGATTTTGAGAGCGCCATCGCGCTTGGCGCAACCCACGTGAGGGTCGGCTCGGCCATCTTTGGCGAGCGGGTCAAACCGGCGGAATGA
- a CDS encoding L,D-transpeptidase family protein, giving the protein MMTRAASASDLVLTPRGVRFMGRTLPCSIGKGGLTANKREGDGATPTGIHGIVGMLYRPDRIARPANWAVPIGPNDLWSDDVKDPDYNLMVRTPHSYSHERLRRADPLYDLVLITDWNWPGAVKGRGSAIFLHQWRRPGYPTEGCIAFSRSDLHWIAPRLRHGCRVIIPPV; this is encoded by the coding sequence ATGATGACGCGTGCCGCCTCTGCCTCTGACTTGGTCCTGACGCCGCGCGGTGTCCGCTTCATGGGGCGCACCCTGCCCTGTTCAATCGGAAAAGGCGGGCTGACTGCAAACAAGCGCGAAGGCGATGGCGCGACGCCGACAGGCATACATGGCATTGTCGGGATGCTTTATCGGCCCGATCGCATCGCAAGACCTGCGAATTGGGCGGTTCCCATCGGGCCAAATGATCTGTGGTCAGACGATGTGAAAGATCCTGACTACAACCTGATGGTCCGCACGCCGCATAGCTACAGTCACGAGCGCCTGCGCCGCGCCGATCCGCTTTATGATCTGGTGCTGATCACCGACTGGAACTGGCCGGGTGCGGTCAAGGGGCGCGGCTCGGCGATCTTCCTGCATCAATGGCGTAGGCCGGGCTACCCGACCGAAGGCTGCATCGCCTTCAGTCGCAGCGACCTGCACTGGATTGCGCCACGCCTTCGGCACGGCTGCCGGGTTATCATTCCGCCGGTTTGA
- a CDS encoding tetratricopeptide repeat protein — protein MMDILGSAGTAASAGDLIKDVTEATFMQDVVEASMQAPVIVDFWAPWCGPCKTLGPALEAAVTRAKGAVTMAKIDVDQNQRLAQALAQQGLPLQSIPTVVAFVQGRPIDMFQGALPPSEIDAFLKKVIEAAGGEADGGLGAALEAAEEMLAEGAVADAAQTFAAVLGEDDKNAAAYGGLARAHIALEDLDQAEAILNGAPAEISDAPEIEAARAQIELARQAANAGPVAELRTKVEADPADHAARFDLAQALHASGDAAGAVAELLELFRRDREWNDGAAKAQLFTIFDALQPSDPVVLEGRRKLSSMIFA, from the coding sequence ATGATGGATATTCTCGGTAGTGCGGGCACGGCTGCGTCCGCAGGTGATCTGATCAAGGACGTCACGGAAGCGACCTTTATGCAGGATGTGGTCGAAGCCTCGATGCAAGCACCGGTGATTGTCGATTTCTGGGCACCCTGGTGTGGTCCCTGCAAGACGCTTGGCCCGGCGCTGGAGGCTGCGGTGACGCGTGCCAAGGGCGCTGTGACCATGGCCAAGATCGATGTGGATCAGAACCAGCGCCTCGCCCAGGCGCTGGCGCAGCAGGGTCTGCCGCTGCAGTCGATTCCGACGGTTGTCGCCTTTGTGCAGGGGCGTCCCATCGATATGTTCCAAGGCGCGTTGCCTCCCAGTGAAATCGATGCCTTCCTGAAAAAGGTGATTGAGGCTGCGGGCGGTGAAGCGGACGGAGGCCTTGGCGCTGCTCTTGAAGCCGCCGAAGAGATGCTGGCCGAAGGCGCCGTGGCCGATGCGGCCCAGACCTTTGCTGCTGTTCTGGGTGAGGATGACAAGAACGCGGCCGCGTATGGGGGGCTGGCGCGGGCGCATATTGCGCTGGAGGACCTGGATCAGGCTGAAGCGATCCTGAATGGCGCTCCGGCTGAGATTTCTGACGCGCCTGAGATCGAAGCGGCGCGCGCCCAGATCGAACTCGCCCGACAGGCAGCGAATGCGGGGCCGGTTGCCGAACTGCGCACCAAGGTGGAGGCCGATCCGGCCGATCACGCAGCCCGGTTCGATCTGGCACAGGCCTTGCATGCTTCAGGTGATGCAGCTGGTGCCGTTGCCGAGTTGCTGGAACTCTTCCGCCGCGATCGTGAGTGGAACGATGGCGCTGCCAAGGCGCAGCTTTTCACGATCTTCGATGCGCTCCAGCCGAGCGATCCGGTGGTCCTCGAAGGACGTCGCAAATTGAGTTCAATGATATTTGCCTGA
- a CDS encoding response regulator transcription factor — protein MAQLKKILLVDDDDDLREALSEQLIMTEDFDVFEAENGQAAMERAKEALYDLVILDVGLPDTDGRELCRLMRKQGVKAPILMLTGHDSDADTILGLDAGANDYVTKPFKFPVLLARIRAQLRTHEQSEDAVFGLGPYIFKPAMKLLETEDNRKIRLTEKETNILKFLYRSNDGVVARDVLLHEVWGYNAGVTTHTLETHIYRLRQKIEPDPSNARILVTESGGYRLAT, from the coding sequence GTGGCGCAATTGAAAAAGATACTGCTGGTGGACGACGACGACGATCTGCGCGAGGCGCTGAGCGAGCAGCTGATCATGACCGAAGATTTCGACGTCTTTGAAGCCGAGAACGGGCAGGCCGCTATGGAACGCGCCAAAGAGGCGTTGTACGATCTTGTTATCCTCGATGTAGGACTGCCTGACACAGACGGCCGGGAATTGTGCCGCCTGATGCGTAAGCAGGGCGTCAAGGCACCGATCCTGATGCTGACCGGTCACGACAGCGATGCGGACACCATTTTGGGTCTTGATGCGGGTGCCAACGACTATGTGACAAAACCCTTCAAGTTTCCGGTTCTGCTGGCCCGCATTCGTGCCCAATTGCGCACTCACGAACAGTCCGAGGACGCGGTGTTCGGCCTTGGCCCCTATATCTTCAAGCCAGCGATGAAACTCCTTGAAACCGAGGACAACCGCAAGATCCGCTTGACCGAGAAGGAAACCAACATCCTGAAGTTCCTCTATCGCTCCAACGATGGGGTCGTGGCGCGTGATGTGCTGCTGCACGAGGTCTGGGGCTATAATGCGGGCGTCACCACCCATACGCTTGAAACCCATATCTACCGCCTGCGCCAAAAGATCGAGCCGGATCCTTCGAACGCCCGGATTCTGGTGACGGAATCGGGTGGGTATCGGCTGGCGACCTGA
- the ribA gene encoding GTP cyclohydrolase II yields the protein MSLLPTTLELLARARVDLRMGLPVVLEGGGTTTLALAAESLTAERLADLRALGPVSLALTARRAETLKARAYDGDLARIEVPADATMGWIQALADPADDLNTPMKGPLISLRDGPADLHRLSIALVKSARLLPAALVVPIDSSAPYVGDYGLTRIAEAAAEPLLSQSSPLHPVAAARLPMDAAEAGRLHIFRPEDGGEEHYAVEIGRPDRSKPVLARLHSACFTGDVLGSLKCDCGPQLRGALAQMGEEGAGVLLYLNQEGRGIGLANKMRAYSLQDQGFDTVEANHRLGFEDDERDFRLGAAILKEMGFNAVRLMTNNPGKIAMMEKAGVAVTERVALKVGENAHNRAYLATKAAKSGHML from the coding sequence ATGAGCCTGCTGCCCACCACACTCGAACTGCTGGCCCGCGCGCGGGTTGATCTTCGCATGGGGCTGCCCGTGGTGCTAGAGGGGGGCGGCACGACAACACTGGCGCTTGCAGCCGAAAGCCTTACGGCCGAGCGCTTGGCGGACCTGCGCGCTCTTGGTCCGGTATCACTGGCGCTGACCGCACGGCGCGCCGAAACGCTCAAAGCACGCGCCTATGATGGCGATCTTGCTCGGATCGAAGTTCCGGCGGACGCCACCATGGGCTGGATACAGGCGCTCGCCGACCCCGCGGATGACCTGAACACTCCGATGAAAGGCCCGCTTATCAGCCTGCGCGACGGGCCTGCAGACCTGCACCGCCTTTCCATCGCGCTGGTGAAATCGGCGCGCCTGCTGCCCGCTGCGCTTGTGGTGCCTATCGACTCGAGTGCGCCCTACGTTGGCGATTATGGGCTGACGCGCATTGCCGAGGCCGCCGCCGAACCGCTCCTGAGCCAAAGCTCTCCGCTCCACCCGGTCGCAGCAGCCCGCCTGCCCATGGATGCCGCTGAGGCTGGGCGCCTGCACATCTTCCGGCCCGAAGACGGCGGCGAAGAACATTACGCCGTTGAAATCGGCCGCCCCGACCGCAGCAAGCCGGTACTGGCGCGGCTGCATTCGGCCTGTTTCACCGGAGACGTCCTCGGATCGCTAAAATGCGATTGCGGCCCGCAATTGCGCGGCGCGCTGGCGCAGATGGGCGAAGAAGGCGCGGGCGTTCTCTTGTACCTCAACCAGGAAGGGCGCGGCATCGGCCTTGCCAACAAGATGCGCGCCTACAGCCTGCAGGATCAGGGGTTCGACACGGTCGAGGCCAACCACCGTCTTGGGTTCGAGGATGATGAGCGCGATTTCCGCCTCGGCGCGGCGATCCTAAAAGAAATGGGTTTCAATGCCGTCCGCCTGATGACCAACAATCCCGGCAAGATCGCGATGATGGAGAAAGCCGGAGTTGCCGTCACTGAGCGCGTTGCATTGAAGGTCGGCGAAAACGCCCACAACCGCGCCTACCTTGCAACCAAGGCTGCCAAATCGGGGCACATGCTATGA
- a CDS encoding porin: MKKVLFATTALIATAGMAAADVKFGGYGRFGLDYNSANERVVGRSKTNITSRLRLQVDMSTETDAGVGFNARFRAQAESRDGTAGTAVFNGARFGVTYNGITVNVGNIIGAVENAPGLYASGTRSAGTGIDGMGFHQIAIKTNGGTTFNWDAYSSAGTGVNGIEALYSAGGFTGHLSYSQRNGGTVAGTAGGEDRTGAMVTYSFGDYYVTAAMQSSSVAANDITFAAIGGNFGAFGAKLAYGSTDQVDSFTLEGNMDIGAASNILVWVNSADAPGSVSTVKGDGGVDGTSFGINYQYDLGGGATIVAGYVDEADDDNQFQAGVYFSF, translated from the coding sequence ATGAAAAAGGTTCTCTTCGCAACCACCGCGCTGATCGCGACCGCGGGCATGGCTGCTGCAGACGTCAAATTCGGCGGTTACGGCCGTTTTGGTCTGGACTACAACTCCGCTAACGAGCGCGTCGTCGGCCGCTCCAAAACCAACATCACCAGCCGTCTGCGTCTGCAGGTGGACATGTCCACCGAAACCGACGCGGGTGTTGGCTTCAACGCTCGTTTCCGCGCACAGGCTGAAAGCCGTGACGGCACCGCCGGCACCGCAGTATTCAACGGCGCTCGTTTTGGTGTGACCTACAACGGTATCACCGTGAACGTTGGCAACATCATCGGTGCTGTTGAAAACGCACCCGGCCTGTATGCATCCGGCACCCGTTCCGCCGGCACCGGCATCGACGGCATGGGCTTCCACCAGATAGCGATCAAAACCAACGGCGGCACCACCTTTAACTGGGATGCTTACTCCTCCGCTGGCACTGGCGTGAACGGCATCGAAGCTCTGTACTCCGCTGGCGGCTTCACCGGTCACCTGTCCTACTCGCAGCGTAACGGCGGCACCGTTGCCGGTACCGCAGGCGGCGAAGACCGCACCGGCGCAATGGTCACCTACTCCTTCGGCGACTACTATGTCACCGCAGCGATGCAGTCCTCCTCCGTTGCAGCCAACGACATCACCTTTGCTGCCATCGGCGGTAACTTCGGTGCATTCGGCGCGAAACTGGCATACGGTTCGACCGACCAGGTTGACTCGTTCACTCTGGAAGGCAACATGGACATCGGCGCAGCGTCCAACATCCTGGTTTGGGTGAACTCCGCTGACGCACCTGGTTCCGTGTCCACCGTTAAAGGTGACGGCGGCGTTGACGGCACCTCCTTCGGCATCAACTACCAGTACGACCTGGGTGGCGGCGCAACCATCGTTGCCGGTTACGTTGACGAAGCCGACGACGACAACCAGTTCCAGGCTGGTGTGTACTTCAGCTTCTAA
- a CDS encoding exodeoxyribonuclease III — MPFTLCTWNINSVRLREPIVQKLLQEEAPDVLCLQECKSPVEKIPMEGFAALGYTHMVARGQKGYNGVAILSRMPITEVGSEDFADLGHARHVAGRLENGVTIHNFYVPAGGDKPDREINEKFGQKLDYLTGMRDWFHGEKPQKSILVGDLNIAPREDDVWDHKKLLKIVSHTPIEVEHLAQTQDAGGWVDITRQDIPDGRLYSWWSYRAKDWDAADKGRRLDHVWATGDISNAGHSSRILRDARGWEKPSDHAPVFATFDL, encoded by the coding sequence ATGCCCTTCACACTTTGCACCTGGAACATCAACTCCGTCCGCCTGCGCGAGCCGATCGTGCAAAAGCTGTTGCAGGAAGAGGCGCCGGATGTGCTGTGTCTACAGGAATGCAAAAGCCCGGTGGAGAAGATCCCGATGGAGGGCTTTGCCGCGCTTGGCTACACCCATATGGTGGCGCGCGGGCAGAAGGGGTACAACGGTGTGGCGATCCTGTCGCGGATGCCCATCACCGAGGTCGGCAGCGAGGATTTCGCGGATCTTGGCCACGCGCGTCATGTTGCGGGGCGGCTGGAGAACGGCGTCACTATCCACAATTTCTATGTGCCTGCGGGGGGCGACAAACCCGACCGCGAGATCAACGAGAAATTCGGCCAGAAGCTCGATTACCTCACCGGCATGCGGGACTGGTTCCATGGGGAGAAACCGCAGAAATCCATCCTGGTCGGGGATCTCAACATCGCCCCGCGCGAGGATGATGTCTGGGACCACAAGAAACTGCTGAAGATCGTGAGCCATACGCCCATCGAGGTCGAGCATCTGGCACAGACACAGGATGCAGGCGGCTGGGTCGATATCACTCGGCAGGACATCCCGGACGGGCGGCTTTACAGCTGGTGGTCCTATCGGGCGAAAGACTGGGATGCGGCGGACAAGGGGCGGCGGCTGGACCACGTCTGGGCCACCGGCGACATTTCGAACGCGGGTCATTCCAGCCGGATCCTGCGCGATGCCCGCGGCTGGGAAAAGCCCAGCGACCACGCGCCGGTCTTTGCGACTTTCGATCTCTAG